From Topomyia yanbarensis strain Yona2022 chromosome 1, ASM3024719v1, whole genome shotgun sequence, one genomic window encodes:
- the LOC131684994 gene encoding ubiquitin-conjugating enzyme E2-17 kDa isoform X2, giving the protein MGPPDSPYQGGVFFLTIHFPTDYPFKPPKVAFTTRIYHPNINSNGSICLDILRSQWSPALTISKVLLSICSLLCDPNPDDPLVPEIARIYKTDREKYNELAREWTRKYAM; this is encoded by the exons CCGGACAGTCCGTACCAAGGAGGTGTATTCTTCTTAACTATACATTTCCCCACAGATTATCCATTCAAACCACCCAAAGTGGCTTTTACAACACGCATATATCACCCTAACATAAACAGTAATGGTTCGATTTGCCtcgacattttacgatctcaaTGGTCACCTGCATTAACTATATCGAAAG TGTTGTTATCTATTTGCTCTCTGCTATGTGATCCTAATCCAGACGATCCACTCGTACCAGAGATTGCTAGAATATACAAAACCGATCGGGAAAAGTATAATGAGCTTGCGCGGGAGTGGACAAGAAAGTATGCTATGTGA